Proteins encoded by one window of Ascochyta rabiei chromosome 1, complete sequence:
- a CDS encoding carnitine transporter yields MSSSTTEKVADKLPSKEELKEDVKKATKSSVQSLRALVAGGVGGVFAVVVGHPFDLVKVRMQTAEKGVYNGAMDVLRKGIAKDGLVRGLYAGVSAPLVGVTPMFAVSFWGYDLGKQLVTSVSTVENGQFSVAQVSAAGFFSAIPQTLITAPFERVKVLLQIQGQKNLAPGEKHKYNGGVDVVRQLYKEGGIRSVYRGSAMTLARDGPGSAFYFATYETVKRKLTPKDPVTGLPGQLSMPAVMAAGGAAGIAMWIPVFPIDTIKSRLQSAEGRPTISGTIKGIYANGGYKAFFPGIGPAMARAVPANAATFAGVELAQKAMRKMFDKDGD; encoded by the exons ATGTCTTCTTCTACCACAGAAAAGGTAGCTGATAAGCTGCCCTCCAAGGAGGAGCTCAAGGAGGATGTGAAGAAAGCGACCAAATCTTCGGTACAGTCGCTCCGTGCACTGGTCGCTGGAGGTGTTGGTGGTGTGTTCGCTGTTGTCGTGGGACACCCATTCGATCTGGTCAAGGTGCGGATGCAGACTGCTGAGAAGGGCGTTTACAACGGCGCTATGGACGTTCTACGAAAGGGCATTGCAAAAGATGGGCTGGTAAGAGGATTGTACGCAGGTGTTTCAGCGCCGCTTGTAGGAGTAACCCCCATGT TTGCTGTATCTTTCTGGGGCTACGACCTCGGCAAACAACTCGTGACCTCCGTGTCGACAGTCGAGAACGGTCAGTTCAGCGTCGCTCAAGTCTCGGCCGCTGGTTTCTTCAGTGCGATCCCTCAGACGCTTATCACCGCACCCTTCGAGCGGGTAAAGGTGCTTCTGCAGATCCAGGGTCAGAAGAACCTGGCACCGGGCGAGAAACACAAGTACAACGGTGGTGTCGATGTTGTCAGGCAATTGTACAAGGAGGGCGGAATTCGCTCTGTATACCGTGGCTCTGCGATGACGCTCGCACGAGACGGCCCAGGCTCGGCATTCTACTTTGCAACATACGAAACCGTCAAGAGGAAGCTCACTCCCAAGGACCCAGTGACAGGTCTGCCAGGGCAACTGAGCATGCCTGCCGTTATGGCTGCTGGCGGCGCTGCGGGTATTGCCATGTGGATCCCTGTTTTCCCTATTGACACGATCAAGTCCCGCTTGCAGAGTGCCGAGGGTCGGCCTACAATTAGTGGTACGATCAAGGGCATTTATGCAAACGGCGGCTACAAGGCTTTCTTCCCTGGTATTGGGCCTGCGATGGCCCGAGCTGTCCCAGCCAACGCCGCAACGTTCGCTGGTGTCGAGCTTGCACAGAAAGCCATGAGGAAAATGTTTGACAAGGATGGCGATTAG
- a CDS encoding RasGAP protein has product MAVSMLHAPSRASTSSTTSSFVPVSRQNTMSSHDGSRSVRQSKRYSVTALYLSMSAKDKELEIEDDLARAQKILRELKTKISSQSKKNFVLEKDVRYLDSRIALLIQNRMALEEQNEVASHLEDGLELQEGSFPNDEKTQKYGNLLFLLQSEPRHIAHLCRLVSMAEIDALLQTVMFTIYGNQYESREEHLLLTMFQSVLTYQFDNTPDYSSLLRANTPVSRMMTTYTRRGPGQSYLKVVLQDSINSLIELKDLDLEINPLKVYEKMVSELEEQGNLPPHLPKGVTAEQAAENEKVQQIIAPRLNMLMEIANNFLSTIIKGLEETPYGIRWICKQIRSLSRRKYPDAQDQTICTLIGGFFFLRFINPAIVTPRSYMLIDATPAENPKRTLTYVAKMLQNLANKPSYAKEPYMAKLQPFIHQNKDRINKFLLDLCEVQDFYETLEMDNYVALSKRDLELSITLNEVYATHQLLERHATELVSSKLARRDDAKDKVTDLLQARDDSSHLGVILQELGPAPAQLPRKENRAINLPLFSKWETPLDDLTAALDITQEEIYFMEAKGTFVMILRSLPPHTSVTRRPLRLDRIAEAAATTKNDSIMVKKGIRSMELLSQLQDLGVIDKEDGFSLLRDEVEQELVHLGSMKEKTIEETRKLEEVYRTIRDHNNYLVGQLETYKSYLHNVRSQSEGKTRKQQKHQVLGPYKFTHQQLEREGVIQKSNVPENRRANIYFNFTSPLPGTFVISLHYKGRNRGLLELDLKLDDLLEMQKDNQEDLDLEYVQFNVSKVLVLLNRRFARKKGW; this is encoded by the exons ATGGCCGTCTCAATGCTGCACGCCCCTTCACGCGCCTCGACCTCGTCCACCACGTCGTCCTTTGTGCCCGTCTCGCGCCAGAACACAATGTCGTCACACGATGGCTCGCGCTCAGTGCGCCAGTCGAAGCGCTACTCGGTCACCGCACTGTATCTGTCCATGTCCGCCAAGGACAAGGAACTCGAGATCGAGGACGATCTCGCCAGAG CCCAGAAGATACTGCGAGAGCTGAAGACCAAGATCTCGTCGCAGTCGAAGAAGAACTTCGTCCTCGAGAAAGACGTCCGCTACCTCGACTCTCGGATAGCGCTCCTTATCCAGAACCGCATGGCGTTGGAAGAG CAAAACGAAGTTGCAAGCCATCTTGAAGACGGTCTCGAGCTGCAAGAGGGCTCCTTCCCCAACGACGAGAAAACACAGAAATACGGCAATCTTCTGTTTCTGCTGCAGTCAGAGCCACGACACATCGCCCATCTTTGCCGACTTGTCTCAATGGCTGAGATTGATGCCCTGCTCCAAACAGTCATGTTCACAATCTACGGAAACCAGTACGAGAGCCGTGAGGAGCATTTACTTCTTACCATGTTCCAG TCGGTGCTCACATACCAATTCGACAACACACCAGACTACAGCTCGCTGCTGCGTGCCAACACACCCGTGTCTCGTATGATGACTACATACACAAGGAGAGGTCCCGGTCAGAGCTATCTTAAAGTTGTGCTGCAGGACAGCATTAACTCTTTAATTGAGTTGAAGGATCTCGACCTGGAGATCAACCCGCTCAAGGTGTATGAAAAGATGGTCAGCGAACTGGAAGAGCAAGGAAACCTGCCTCCACACCTTCCAAAGGGCGTCACAGCAGAGCAGGCCGCAGAGAACGAAAAGGTCCAGCAGATCATTGCGCCCCGACTGAACATGCTCATGGAGATTGCCAACAACTTCCTCTCGACTATCATCAAAGGTCTAGAGGAGACCCCGTACGGTATTCGCTGGATCTGCAAACAGATTCGCAGCTTGTCACGACGAAAGTACCCGGATGCGCAGGACCAGACAATCTGCACGCTCATCGGCGGCTTCTTCTTCCTACGCTTCATCAACCCTGCCATTGTCACGCCACGGTCATACATGCTGATCGATGCAACACCAGCCGAAAATCCAAAGCGCACACTTACGTACGTTGCAAAGATGCTGCAGAATTTGGCCAACAAGCCCTCATACGCGAAGGAGCCGTACATGGCCAAGCTCCAGCCTTTCATCCACCAAAACAAAGACCGCATCAACAAGTTCCTTCTTGATCTTTGCGAAGTACAGGACTTCTACGAGACCCTGGAGATGGACAACTACGTGGCGTTGTCCAAGAGAGATCTTGAACTGTCCATCACTCTCAACGAAGTCTATGCAACGCATCAACTGCTGGAGAGGCATGCGACGGAGTTGGTAAGCTCAAAGCTTGCGCGAAGGGACGACGCCAAGGATAAAGTTACTGACTTGCTTCAGGCAAGAGATGACAGTTCACATCTTGGTGTGATACTTCAGGAACTTGGGCCAGCACCGGCCCAGCTCCCACGTAAGGAGAACAGGGCGATCAATCTGCCATTGTTCAGCAAGTGGGAGACACCGCTTGACGATCTTACTGCGGCGCTTGACATTACTCAGGAGGAGATTTACTTCATGGAGGCGAAAGGCACGTTCGTCATGATCTTGCGCTCGCTTCCTCCCCACACTTCGGTCACTCGGAGACCGTTGAGACTTGACAGGATTGCCGAGGCAGCTGCGACGACGAAGAACGACTCGATCATGGTGAAGAAGGGCATCCGCAGCATGGAGCTGCTCAGTCAACTGCAAGATCTAGGTGTTATTGACAAAGAGGATGGCTTCTCTCTACTTAGAGATGAAGTCGAGCAGGAGTTGGTACACCTGGGATCCATGAAGGAGAAGACGATCGAAGAGACAAGAAAGCTCGAGGAAGTCTATCGGACCATACGCGACCACAACAACTATCTCGTGGGGCAGCTGGAAACATACAAATCCTACCTCCACAACGTTCGGAGTCAGTCAGAAGGGAAGACTAGGAAGCAGCAGAAACACCAGGTCCTGGGTCCCTACAAGTTCACACATCAACAGCTGGAGAGAGAAGGAGTCATCCAGAAGAGCAACGTCCCCGAGAACAGGCGGGCAAACATCTACTTCAACTTTACGAGTCCGCTCCCAGGGACGTTTGTCATCTCATTGCACTACAAGGGCCGCAATCGCGGCCTTCTCGAACTGGACCTGAAGCTGGACGACCTCCTCGAAATGCAAAAGGACAATCAAGAAGACCTTGACCTGGAATACGTCCAATTTAACGTTTCGAAGGTGCTTGTTCTGTTGAACAGGCGCTTCGCGCGAAAGAAGGGATGGTAG
- a CDS encoding Histone acetyltransferase, whose product MAPDVSMEDGTSLSPAPHTVEKPTAIPNVDEVVFGSLLIRPWYPSFYPEELVGRKVERLYVCQWCFKYAKELTGFIKHLRACPLRSTEPPGNHVYTSNGYSLYEIDGEKNKLYAQNLCLFAKLFLDTKSVFYDVTTFLYYLLVAHDPTPNIPNTQLDGDAPVGQNQVVGFFSKEKMSWDNNNLACILVFPPWQKQGLGQILMGASYEMSKREGRLGGPEKPLSDLGHLAYVHYWSQTLARTLLSSPSKKTLTVHDLGQRTFIVPDDIIATLQAMDVLEHKKRGGAEALINKAKVRAWVEQHKVSLKSPVDSEAFSLRERSRSESEE is encoded by the exons ATGGCCCCAGATGTGTCCATGGAGGATGGCACGTCGCTCAGCCCTGCGCCCCATACAGTAGAGAAGCCGACAGCGATACCTAACGTTGATGAGGTTGTCTTCGGCTCGCTATTGATCAGGCCCTGGTACCCGTCCTTCTACCCCGAGGAGCTCGTCGGCCGGAAGGTGGAGCGGCTGTACGTGTGCCAGTGGTGCTTCAAGTACGCCAAAGAACTCACAGGCTTCATCAAGCATCTT CGAGCGTGCCCACTACGCAGCACGGAGCCGCCAGGCAACCACGTGTATACGTCGAACGGATACTCGCTGTACGAGATTGATGGCGAGAAGAACAAACTGTATGCCCAAAATCTATGTCTGTTCGCGAAGCTCTTCCTCGATACAAAGTCCGTCTTCTACGATGTCACGACGTTTCTCTACTACCTGCTTGTCGCACACGACCCCACGCCGAACATACCAAACACACAGTTGGACGGTGACGCCCCAGTGGGTCAGAACCAGGTCGTGGGCTTCTTCAGCAAGGAGAAGATGAGCTGGGACAACAACAATCTGGCGTGCATACTGGTCTTCCCGCCGTGGCAGAAGCAAGGCCTGGGCCAAATCCTCATGGGTGCAAGCTATGAGATGAGCAAGAGAGAAGGACGACTTGGTGGACCCGAGAAGC CACTATCCGACCTCGGCCACCTGGCATACGTGCACTACTGGTCGCAAACCCTTGCGCGCACGCTGCTGTCGAGCCCCTCGAAGAAGACACTGACCGTGCACGACCTCGGCCAGAGAACCTTTATTGTGCCAGACGACATAATAGCGACACTGCAAGCCATGGACGTGCTGGAGCACAAGAAGAGGGGCGGCGCGGAAGCACTCATCAACAAGGCGAAAGTCAGGGCGTGGGTAGAACAGCACAAAGTCAGCCTCAAAAGCCCAGTAGATTCGGAAGCGTTTTCGTTGAGAGAGAGAAGCAGGAGCGAAAGCGAGGAATGA
- a CDS encoding RNA helicase: MAKKKKPAGNPARGFATTSVASKPKVEKSAVDEAAVNKESVPTSSKDSADVAKTATPAPKVEEVAKQEAAQTPEELEAQLERDELQLLVEKHAAKVRRESRRQVTKFETDRRVLRAQSHAMTVHDWLPSEVLDTIISLAQTESNDSNRRQGQQQSLLKVMSEEDAMSKLWTLNLTLRDLGFSHEQIEPVLKWLCADAGGIDATSTVWGLQEALEWLALDQCKGHAFSYEEPKPKQSAIFTPDVSRPASPVPDTSAVKTNSASAFDRASNKAPAPGPPTLADSDHGDVHVSDIDSDIDLEELVPTYLKIKSKLYEIDPELVEASPRKKGPKGKKAAPVKTVQSPQVRKLLSQLQQLESDTLFDDREAEAQWPTKRNEIAQNQAAKRQQETTPSKSARKQQELEAPAVPAPMEEPQTATNGSAADDIMAEADMLGDMFSAIPDEPAANETLSENAESGNVVLRDFGKQSGLTPRRCLEEAIRSRDPGARVAYKMISPTTYRCRHAVTITWSKDLEVEYDIDIAGVAVSLKGIQAVFEATTIAAVGIEQSESFISTVALFSISAASSKEEKVYLRLPPNWRDVYREFLEHRKERIDADDREAVKYYRTIVQDQIDNEESDGVVLTNRWKARNQAGTGSSLANSGYNTPIPEKQGLRELWAQKAAAPTYQHMLVGRMNLPVYGFRESILSTIEKSQVTIICGETGCGKSTQIPSFILEHQLSQGKTCKVYCTEPRRISAISLAQRVSEELGEGPKDLGSMRSLVGYAIRLESKTSAQTRLVYATVGVVLRMLEGPKGLGEVTHLVIDEVHERSIDTDFLLIILRTLMDRRPELKVILMSATVDAARFSRYLNDAPILNVPGRTFPVQTQYLEDAIELTHYAGSAEDARKTGNSSGDDDEEITSEKSGIPSKLPGYSPATRNVLSTYDEYAIDYDLIVRLIEAVAYDPQLSRYSSAVLVFLPGLAEIRQLNDMLASHQSFNSNWLIYPLHSTISSEDQQAAFLLPPPGVRKIVIATNIAETGVTIPDITCVIDTGKHKEMRFDERRQLSRLTQSFIARANAKQRRGRAGRVQEGLCYHLFTKYRHDNLMMDQQTPEMLRLSLQDLVMRTKICKLGDIESTLSEALDPPSSKNIRRAIDALIEVDALTPGEDLTHLGRQIAKLPLDAHLGKLVLLASMFGCVDVAITIAAILSSKSPFLTPFGAKQRADIARLSFKTGDSDLLTTYNAYKAWRTVCTTAGRSEMQFCHKNFLSPQNLGNIEDLKAQLLSSLVETGFVQMSLDERRALSRYRSTTRHRLFVTVPSQYDHHSSNDLLVNSVIATAFYPKLLTREGKGWRNISNNQTVSLAPTSVNKGTKTAKFLSYYHIMQSSNKFYNAHSTSIAHPLPMVLMVAADMDFKLHAGVVSFPGNMVKFTVREWRAAVALKVLRRRVKEILSASWRNPGRVLGEREREWLGIFERVFVERWEKDERIRERAGGKAK; the protein is encoded by the exons atggcgaagaagaagaagccagCGGGTAATCCTGCACGTGGCTTTGCCACCACTTCGGTCGCCAGCAAACCAAAAGTGGAGAAGTCTGCTGTCGATGAGGCCGCCGTCAACAAGGAAAGTGTGCCCACGTCTTCGAAAGACAGTGCAGACGTTGCTAAAACAGCAACCCCAGCTCCTAAGGTGGAAGAAGTCGCCAAGCAGGAAGCAGCTCAAACGCCAGAAGAACTGGAAGCTCAGCTCGAGCGCGATGAACTTCAGCTGCTTGTTGAGAAGCATGCTGCCAAGGTGCGGCGAGAGTCTCGCCGGCAGGTCACCAAGTTTGAGACAGACCGCAGAGTCCTTCGTGCGCAGTCTCATGCTATGACTGTCCACGATTGGCTTCCAAGCGAGGTCTTGGATACTATCATATCGCTAGCGCAAACCGAATCGAACGATTCGAATCGAAGGCAAGGACAGCAACAGTCTTTGCTCAAGGTGATGTCAGAAGAGGACGCAATGTCTAAGCTTTGGACCCTGAATTTGACTTTGCGTGATCTGGGCTTCTCCCATGAGCAGATCGAGCCAGTTCTGAAATGGCTATGTGCAGATGCTGGCGGCATCGACGCAACATCTACTGTCTGGGGCCTGCAAGAAGCGCTAGAATGGCTCGCACTTGACCAGTGCAAAGGACATGCGTTCTCTTACGAAGAGCCAAAGCCAAAACAATCAGCTATATTCACTCCGGATGTGTCCCGCCCTG CATCACCTGTACCGGATACCTCAGCAGTCAAGACGAACTCAGCCAGCGCTTTCGACCGTGCTTCAAACAAAGCTCCAGCACCCGGACCACCGACTCTGGCTGATTCAGACCATGGCGACGTTCACGTCAGCGACATTGACAGCGATATCGACTTAGAAGAGCTCGTGCCAACGTATCTGAAAATCAAAAGCAAACTCTACGAAATCGATCCTGAGCTTGTCGAGGCCAGCCCACGCAAGAAGGGCCCCAAAGGTAAAAAAGCGGCACCTGTGAAGACGGTACAATCTCCACAAGTCCGGAAGCTTCTATCCCAGCTACAGCAACTCGAGTCTGATACCCTTTTTGACGACCGTGAAGCCGAAGCACAATGGCCTACGAAGCGAAACGAAATTGCACAGAACCAAGCGGCTAAAAGACAGCAAGAAACAACACCATCAAAATCTGCGCGGAAACAACAAGAGCTTGAAGCACCAGCTGTGCCAGCACCTATGGAGGAGCCGCAAACAGCCACAAATGGGAGTGCCGCCGACGACATCATGGCTGAGGCCGACATGCTGGGGGACATGTTCTCTGCCATCCCCGATGAGCCAGCGGCTAACGAAACACTGAGTGAAAATGCTGAGTCGGGTAACGTTGTATTACGAGACTTCGGCAAACAAAGTGGCTTGACCCCTCGGCGTTGCCTCGAAGAAGCAATACGATCTAGAGATCCGGGAGCGCGAGTAGCGTACAAGATGATCTCCCCTACAACATATCGCTGCCGACACGCAGTAACCATCACATGGTCGAAGGACCTTGAGGTCGAGTATGACATTGACATAGCCGGAGTAGCGGTCTCTCTGAAAGGTATTCAGGCAGTCTTCGAAGCCACGACTATTGCGGCTGTTGGTATCGAGCAGAGCGAAAGCTTCATCTCCACAGTAGCTTTGTTCTCCATCTCTGCTGCTTCAagtaaagaagaaaaagTGTACCTGCGTCTCCCTCCGAACTGGAGAGACGTCTACCGCGAATTTCTCGAACACCGCAAGGAACGTATCGACGCAGATGACCGCGAAGCTGTCAAATACTACCGGACCATCGTTCAAGACCAGATCGACAACGAAGAGTCCGACGGTGTCGTTCTGACGAACAGATGGAAGGCTCGTAACCAAGCTGGTACAGGCTCCAGCCTAGCCAACTCCGGCTACAACACTCCCATTCCCGAGAAACAGGGTCTCCGAGAACTTTGGGCACAGAAAGCAGCGGCCCCGACATATCAACACATGCTCGTTGGAAGGATGAATCTTCCAGTCTACGGGTTCAGGGAATCTATACTATCAACCATTGAAAAGAGCCAGGTCACGATCATCTGCGGTGAGACTGGTTGCGGAAAGAGCACGCAGATACCATCTTTCATTCTAGAACATCAACTTTCCCAGGGCAAGACCTGCAAGGTGTATTGTACTGAGCCCAGGCGAATCTCGGCGATCTCGCTGGCACAACGTGTCAGTGAAGAGCTTGGGGAAGGTCCCAAAGACCTTGGTTCGATGCGTTCCCTTGTGGGCTACGCTATTCGCTTAGAGTCCAAGACATCGGCACAAACTAGGCTCGTTTATGCTACCGTGGGAGTCGTTTTGCGTATGTTGGAGGGTCCCAAGGGGCTCGGAGAGGTCACACATTTGGTCATTGATGAGGTTCACGAACGAAG TATCGATACCGACTTCTTACTCATTATACTACGTACGCTGATGGACCGTCGGCCCGAGCTAAAGGTCATTCTCATGAGTGCGACGGTAGATGCAGCTCGCTTCTCACGATACCTCAACGACGCTCCAATATTGAACGTGCCCGGTCGGACGTTTCCGGTACAGACGCAATATCTGGAAGACGCCATCGAGTTGACACACTATGCTGGCTCTGCCGAGGATGCTCGAAAGACCGGTAACAGTAGTGGCGATGATGATGAGGAAATCACATCTGAAAAGTCCGGCATTCCCAGCAAGCTCCCTGGCTACAGCCCAGCTACCCGCAATGTACTATCCACCTACGACGAGTATGCCATTGACTACGATCTGATCGTTCGATTGATCGAAGCAGTGGCATACGATCCGCAGCTTAGTCGATACAGCAGTGCCGTATTGGTCTTCCTTCCAGGCCTTGCTGAGATCCGACAGCTCAACGATATGCTTGCCAGTCATCAATCATTCAACTCTAACTGGCTGATATACCCACTTCACTCTACGATCTCGAGCGAAGACCAGCAGGCTGCCTTCCTCCTGCCTCCACCAGGCGTACGAAAGATCGTGATTGCAACTAATATTGCGGAGACTGGTGTGACTATCCCAGACATTACCTGTGTCATCGATACTGGTAAGCACAAGGAGATGCGTTTCGATGAACGTCGGCAGTTGTCGCGCCTAACGCAATCATTCATTGCTCGGGCAAACGCAAAGCAGCGACGTGGTCGTGCAGGCCGTGTCCAAGAAGGGCTATGCTATCACTTGTTCACTAAGTACCGCCATGACAACCTCATGATGGACCAGCAAACACCCGAAATGTTGCGGTTATCTTTGCAGGATCTTGTCATGCGAACAAAGATCTGCAAGCTCGGGGACATCGAGTCCACACTATCTGAAGCTTTAGATCCTCCATCCTCTAAGAACATACGTCGTGCGATCGATGCTCTTATCGAAGTTGACGCACTTACTCCCGGTGAAGATCTCACCCACCTCGGTCGTCAAATCGCGAAGCTCCCCCTCGACGCGCATCTGGGCAAACTGGTGTTGCTGGCGAGTATGTTTGGCTGCGTAGACGTCGCCATTACTATTGCCGCCATCCTGTCTTCCAAGTCGCCCTTCCTGACACCGTTTGGAGCAAAGCAACGAGCTGATATCGCTCGCCTGTCCTTCAAGACTGGCGACTCCGATCTGCTGACAACTTACAACGCCTACAAAGCCTGGCGCACAGTCTGTACTACCGCTGGCCGGTCGGAAATGCAGTTCTGTCACAAGAACTTCCTCTCACCTCAAAACCTCGGCAATATTGAAGACCTCAAAGCACAGCTGCTGTCTTCTCTCGTCGAAACAGGCTTCGTTCAGATGTCGCTGGATGAACGCCGCGCACTCAGCCGCTACCGCTCAACAACGCGCCATCGCCTCTTCGTCACTGTGCCTTCGCAGTACGACCATCACTCCTCCAACGACCTCCTCGTCAATTCGGTCATCGCAACAGCGTTCTACCCGAAGCTACTCACCCGCGAGGGCAAAGGCTGGCGCAACATATCCAACAACCAGACAGTCAGCCTTGCCCCCACCAGCGTCAACAAGGGAACCAAAACGGCCAAATTCCTGTCGTATTACCACATTATGCAATCCAGCAACAAGTTTTACAATGCACACTCGACGTCGATTGCGCACCCGCTGCCCATGGTACTCATGGTAGCCGCCGACATGGACTTCAAGCTGCACGCAGGCGTCGTCAGCTTCCCCGGAAACATGGTCAAGTTTACAGTCCGGGAGTGGAGGGCCGCTGTCGCGCTGAAGGTACTCCGGAGGAGGGTCAAGGAGATTCTGAGCGCGAGCTGGAGGAACCCCGGACGAGTGCTGGGCGAGAGGGAACGCGAGTGGCTGGGCATCTTTGAGAGGGTGTTTGTCGAGAGGTGGGAGAAGGATGAGCGGATCAGAGAGAGGGCGGGTGGGAAGGCCAAGTGA